From the genome of Ziziphus jujuba cultivar Dongzao chromosome 6, ASM3175591v1, one region includes:
- the LOC107430251 gene encoding methylsterol monooxygenase 1-1 encodes MLPYQSLAEATSALGRNLTFAETLWFNYSARKSDYFLYCHNILFLFLIFSVVPLPLVFIELMRIAGFDRYKIQPKVRLSFSEMSRCYKDVMRMFFLVVGPLQLVSFPSVKMIGIRTGLPLPSGWEILSQLLVYFVVEDYTNYWIHRFLHNKWGYEKIHRVHHEYAAPIGFAAPYAHWAEILILGIPSFLGPAMVPGHMITFWLWIALRQVEAIETHSGYDFPWSITKYIPFYGGAEYHDYHHYVGGQSQSNFASVFTYCDYIYGTDKGYRYQKKILKKLKEELESSDTQNGGSYHISTQSLKSD; translated from the exons atgttgccgTATCAGAGTCTCGCGGAGGCAACGTCGGCGCTCGGCCGGAACCTTACGTTCGCTGAAACGTTGTGGTTCAATTACTCTGCTAGGAAGTCCGATTACTTCCTATACTGCCACAACATTCTGTTCCTCTTCCTAATCTTCTCCGTCGTTCCTCTCCCTCTGGTTTTCATCGAGCTCATGCGGATTGCAGGCTTCGATAGGTACAAGATTCAGCCCAAGGTTAGATTGTCTTTCTCCGAGATGTCCAGATGCTACAAAGATGTTATGCGCATGTTTTTCCTCGTCGTTGGTCCTCTTCAACTCGTCTCTTTCCCTTCTGTAAAG ATGATTGGGATTAGAACGGGATTGCCGTTGCCATCTGGGTGGGAGATTCTTTCACAGTTGTTGGTTTATTTTGTGGTAGAGGACTATACCAACTACTGGATCCATAGATTTCTGCATAACAAATGGGGATACGAGAAAATTCATCGAGTACACCACGAATACGCTGCTCCAATTGGGTTTGCGGCGCCGTATGCTCATTGGGCAGAGATACTGATCCTCGGGATCCCATCTTTTCTTGGGCCGGCTATGGTTCCTGGCCACATGATCACATTCTGGTTATGGATAGCTTTGAGGCAGGTTGAGGCGATTGAAACTCATAGTGG GTATGACTTTCCCTGGAGTATCACAAAGTATATTCCATTTTATGGGGGTGCTGAGTATCATGATTACCATCACTATGTTGGCGGACAAAGCCAGAGCAATTTTGCGTCAGTTTTTACCTACTGTGATTACATTTATGGAACTGACAAG GGATATCGGTACCAGAAGAAGATCCTCAAGAAG TTGAAAGAGGAATTAGAAAGCAGTGATACGCAGAATGGAGGCTCATACCATATTTCTACTCAAAGTCTTAAATCTGATTAG